One genomic region from Nymphaea colorata isolate Beijing-Zhang1983 chromosome 10, ASM883128v2, whole genome shotgun sequence encodes:
- the LOC116263219 gene encoding probable methyltransferase At1g29790, with product MAKFRLPRCRLWSLMSMFQIVLGSLVVIVSLASLLRFYRSGLFWSDDELCHKFCGGKDSYSGFDLKALSDRIEDVLEKLAGVQSKLESSVQQMGKRDMSSPELKKLLEDELLPPVYSAHVSLRQIRIPVRSEQSELIEDPLINFFATEEIRKYITSKETRSGKTNVYGIKRVYNTIGHACVLMRKDLEEYMNYDIGNYCREDWNLGQRLMIKGCDPLPRRRCLTRAPKLYLRPSPINASLWQLPDDKNVRWSFYQCKNFSCLAGKDPKGMPKCAGCFNLEKEKVKWVHNTSLAVDFLITDILNTKPGEIRIGLDIGVGTGSFAARMKEHNVTIVTTALNLGAPFNEMIALRGLIPLYVTVNQRLPFFDNTMDLIHTSGFLDGWIDLQLMDFVLFDWDRILRPGGLLWIDRFFCSRKDLDDYMYMFLQFRYKKHKWVVSTKSKVEVYLSALLEKPSRTV from the coding sequence ATGGCAAAATTTCGCCTACCAAGATGCCGCCTTTGGAGTTTAATGAGCATGTTTCAGATTGTTCTTGGAAGTCTAGTCGTAATTGTAAGTCTGGCTAGTCTGCTTAGATTTTACCGTTCTGGATTGTTCTGGAGTGATGATGAACTTTGCCACAAATTCTGCGGTGGAAAAGACTCATATTCAGGTTTCGATTTGAAAGCACTGTCAGATCGTATTGAGGATGTTCTCGAGAAGTTGGCTGGTGTGCAGTCGAAGCTTGAAAGCAGTGTGCAGCAGATGGGGAAGAGGGATATGTCATCTCCCGAGTTGAAGAAGTTATTGGAAGATGAATTACTCCCACCTGTCTACAGTGCTCATGTATCTCTTAGGCAAATCAGGATCCCGGTGCGCAGTGAGCAATCTGAGTTGATAGAAGACCCTCTAATAAATTTCTTTGCTACTGAGGAGATAAGAAAGTACATTACGTCCAAGGAAACTCGGTCTGGGAAGACGAATGTCTATGGAATTAAGAGGGTTTATAACACTATTGGTCATGCATGTGTCTTGATGAGGAAAGATTTAGAAGAGTACATGAATTATGACATAGGAAACTACTGTAGAGAAGATTGGAACCTAGGCCAGAGGCTCATGATCAAGGGGTGTGATCCATTGCCTCGAAGGAGATGCTTGACAAGGGCTCCCAAATTGTATCTCAGGCCATCACCAATAAATGCGTCTCTGTGGCAGCTCCCAGATGATAAAAACGTCAGGTGGAGTTTTTACCAGTGCAAGAACTTCAGTTGCCTTGCAGGAAAGGACCCTAAAGGGATGCCTAAGTGTGCTGGCTGTTTTAatttggagaaggaaaaggtgAAGTGGGTGCACAACACCTCTCTGGCTGTAGATTTTCTGATAACGGACATACTGAACACTAAGCCTGGGGAAATAAGAATCGGGCTCGATATCGGTGTGGGTACCGGAAGTTTTGCAGCAAGGATGAAGGAGCACAATGTCACTATCGTCACCACTGCTTTGAATCTTGGGGCTCCATTCAATGAGATGATCGCACTTAGGGGCCTCATTCCTCTGTATGTAACTGTGAATCAGAGGTTGCCTTTCTTCGACAACACAATGGATCTGATTCATACCAGTGGTTTCCTCGATGGTTGGATCGATCTGCAGCTTATGGATTTCGTGCTGTTTGACTGGGATCGGATTCTTAGGCCAGGAGGGTTATTGTGGATAGATAGGTTCTTCTGCAGTAGGAAAGATCTTGATGATTACATGTACATGTTTCTGCAATTCAGGTACAAGAAGCACAAGTGGGTTGTGTCAACTAAGTCCAAGGTAGAGGTTTATCTTTCTGCATTGCTAGAAAAGCCTTCTAGAACAGTGTGA